One Halarcobacter ebronensis genomic window carries:
- the ruvA gene encoding Holliday junction branch migration protein RuvA — protein sequence MIIGLEGTVEKKEPTSLHINVNGVVYEVFVSVNCSSKITENKVKLNITHIIREDAQSLYGFSDINEKKLFDTVIKINGVGPKVALAICSTFTPSSFAQIVTSKDISMLKRVPGIGPKGASRILVELSGFVIDSDGENSSNSSAMLEASLALESLGFKKDIVSKVLNSCKSTNTSDLVKESLKLLQK from the coding sequence ATGATAATCGGACTAGAAGGAACAGTAGAAAAAAAGGAGCCAACATCTCTTCATATTAACGTAAATGGCGTAGTTTATGAAGTGTTCGTTTCAGTCAATTGTAGCTCAAAAATAACGGAAAATAAAGTTAAGCTAAATATTACACATATTATAAGGGAAGATGCTCAATCTTTGTATGGTTTTAGTGATATAAATGAAAAAAAACTATTTGATACGGTAATAAAAATAAATGGAGTTGGGCCAAAAGTTGCCCTTGCAATTTGTTCCACCTTTACACCTAGTTCTTTTGCCCAGATTGTAACTTCAAAAGATATTTCAATGCTAAAAAGAGTTCCTGGTATTGGTCCAAAAGGAGCAAGTAGAATTTTAGTGGAGCTTTCTGGTTTTGTAATAGATTCAGATGGAGAGAATAGTAGTAACTCTTCAGCAATGCTTGAAGCCTCACTTGCTTTAGAATCTTTAGGGTTTAAAAAAGATATAGTTTCAAAAGTATTAAACAGTTGCAAATCAACAAACACAAGTGATCTTGTAAAAGAATCACTTAAATTGTTACAAAAATAG
- a CDS encoding IS110 family transposase, which translates to MYSIGLDISKSTINVYVPYNDLDLIIENNLKSIKSLYSKLKKYYKKELDKLVFVYEPTSNYSFLLKSFCANQNIKSFIVNPKKSASFAKVIGHRNKTDIKDARLLSKMIVTAKNEDIKVPIINSVEEELKELIACYKLIIKQQVIAKNHIAALKAKREKSYSIKELESQYQFLKKQELKLIKQIKSMIKKDEKLQEAFKNIQTIDGIGEISAIVLLSHFTQYPNANQKQIVSLAGLDPIEKSSGSSVKGKTKISKAGSKICRGTLFMPAMTSVRHNERLKSFYDRLKENGKHTTVIQVAIMRKLLIIAHSIYKNNEVYEPNRI; encoded by the coding sequence ATGTATTCTATCGGATTAGATATTAGTAAGTCAACAATCAATGTGTATGTTCCATATAATGATTTAGATTTGATTATTGAGAATAATCTAAAATCAATAAAAAGTTTATATTCTAAATTAAAAAAATATTATAAAAAAGAACTGGATAAATTAGTGTTTGTTTATGAACCAACTTCTAATTACTCTTTTTTATTAAAATCTTTTTGTGCAAATCAAAATATAAAAAGTTTTATTGTCAATCCTAAAAAAAGTGCAAGCTTTGCGAAAGTAATCGGACATAGAAATAAAACAGATATAAAAGATGCTAGATTACTTTCTAAGATGATTGTAACAGCTAAAAATGAAGATATTAAAGTACCTATAATTAATTCGGTTGAAGAAGAGTTAAAAGAATTAATAGCCTGTTATAAACTTATTATTAAACAACAAGTAATAGCCAAAAATCATATTGCAGCTTTAAAAGCAAAAAGAGAAAAGAGCTATTCAATTAAAGAGTTAGAATCACAGTATCAATTTTTAAAAAAGCAAGAATTAAAACTTATTAAACAAATTAAATCTATGATAAAAAAAGATGAGAAACTCCAAGAAGCATTTAAAAATATTCAAACAATTGATGGTATAGGAGAAATATCTGCAATAGTATTATTATCACATTTCACACAATATCCAAATGCCAATCAAAAACAAATAGTATCCCTAGCAGGATTAGATCCAATAGAAAAGAGTTCAGGAAGTTCAGTTAAAGGTAAGACTAAAATATCAAAAGCAGGTTCAAAAATATGTAGAGGTACTTTGTTTATGCCAGCAATGACATCTGTACGACATAATGAAAGATTAAAAAGTTTTTATGATAGGTTAAAAGAGAATGGGAAACACACAACAGTTATACAAGTTGCAATTATGCGAAAATTATTAATTATTGCTCATTCAATTTATAAAAATAATGAAGTCTATGAGCCAAATAGGATTTAA
- a CDS encoding Mur ligase family protein, with protein MEYLYIFTHIVLIMSLGWYLITNLQWYNYRLERVILKHHKWQWHITYFVAPIVLFHILDSLYFAIYFYLVFMTSFVLWNKKLDRPLVLTGRVKRFLLILLFVTFAMISLCLASQKCNSSAILFIPLILSYTISYILEKILFMAFKRKAKDRLATIPSLKTIAITASYGKTSIKNYLYHVLKKKFKVYKTPRSVNTIGGIVLDVNRDLPLDTQIYIAEAGARQSGDIEEITSFLEPEYCVLGSVGEQHIEYFKTLDNIIHTKMEILTSPKMIKGFVHESVPIKDYETIVKFPENLHVTMSNLDGIWFDIVINGKQEHFSAPILGSFNAINLTAVILVAHELGMSIDEIKMALSNLPQVEHRLQKIEAGGKIIIDDSFNGNLEGMLEAIHICSHHEGRKVIVTPGLVESTSEANILLANEINEKFDYAIITGSLNAQLLSSNIDNEKLFVLKDKSELENTLATKTQAGDLILFANDAPNFI; from the coding sequence ATGGAGTATCTATATATATTCACTCATATAGTCTTGATAATGTCTTTGGGTTGGTATTTAATAACCAACTTACAATGGTATAACTATAGACTTGAGAGAGTAATTTTAAAACACCACAAATGGCAATGGCATATTACTTATTTTGTAGCTCCAATTGTTTTGTTTCATATTTTAGATAGTTTATATTTTGCAATATATTTTTATCTTGTTTTTATGACAAGTTTTGTTTTATGGAATAAAAAACTAGATAGACCTTTGGTTTTGACAGGGCGTGTAAAAAGATTTTTATTAATTTTGCTTTTTGTTACTTTTGCAATGATATCTTTATGTTTGGCAAGTCAAAAATGCAACTCTTCAGCAATCTTATTTATCCCTTTAATCCTTTCATATACTATCTCATATATTTTAGAGAAGATACTTTTTATGGCTTTTAAGAGAAAAGCAAAAGATAGACTAGCAACAATTCCTTCTTTGAAAACTATTGCAATTACAGCTTCATATGGAAAAACTTCAATTAAAAATTATCTATACCATGTATTAAAAAAGAAATTCAAAGTCTATAAAACTCCAAGATCAGTAAACACTATTGGTGGTATAGTTTTAGATGTAAATAGAGATTTACCTTTAGATACACAGATTTATATAGCAGAAGCTGGAGCTAGACAAAGTGGAGATATTGAAGAGATAACCTCTTTTTTAGAACCAGAGTATTGTGTTTTAGGAAGTGTGGGAGAACAGCATATAGAATACTTTAAAACCTTAGATAATATTATTCATACAAAAATGGAGATTTTAACCTCTCCAAAGATGATAAAAGGGTTTGTTCATGAATCAGTACCTATTAAAGACTATGAGACTATTGTAAAGTTTCCTGAGAATCTTCATGTAACAATGTCAAATCTTGATGGAATCTGGTTTGATATTGTAATAAATGGGAAACAAGAACATTTTAGTGCACCAATCTTAGGAAGCTTTAATGCCATAAATTTAACAGCTGTTATTCTTGTTGCCCATGAGCTTGGAATGAGCATAGATGAGATAAAAATGGCATTAAGTAACTTACCTCAAGTTGAACATAGACTTCAAAAGATAGAAGCAGGTGGTAAAATTATTATTGATGATAGTTTTAATGGAAATCTTGAAGGAATGCTTGAAGCAATACATATTTGCTCTCATCATGAGGGAAGAAAAGTTATAGTAACTCCAGGACTTGTAGAGTCAACTTCTGAAGCTAATATTCTTTTGGCAAATGAGATTAATGAGAAGTTTGATTATGCAATAATAACAGGAAGTCTAAATGCACAACTTTTAAGCTCAAATATTGATAATGAAAAACTTTTTGTATTAAAAGATAAAAGTGAATTAGAAAATACATTGGCAACAAAAACGCAAGCTGGAGATTTAATCCTTTTTGCAAATGATGCACCTAATTTTATTTAA
- the rplC gene encoding 50S ribosomal protein L3, whose product MEFIVEKIGMSRTISVPATPVTLLKVLDTKVCDVNEGVALVSYSDGKKFNKAIEGQQKKYGLSKEFNRFATLDVANSEAGDLDLSVLAEAKVLKTTFKTKGRGFSGAVKRWNFAGGRASHGHRMGRRTGSIGNCEWPGRVQPGRKMPGHYGNTNVTVKNDIVSFDAETGILVVKGSVSGPNGRLGRVRIAK is encoded by the coding sequence ATGGAATTTATCGTAGAAAAAATCGGTATGAGTAGAACTATATCTGTTCCTGCAACTCCTGTTACACTTTTAAAAGTTCTTGATACAAAAGTATGTGATGTTAATGAGGGTGTAGCACTTGTTTCATATAGCGATGGTAAAAAATTTAACAAAGCTATTGAAGGTCAACAAAAAAAATATGGTTTAAGCAAAGAGTTTAATAGATTTGCAACATTAGATGTTGCTAACAGTGAAGCTGGTGATTTAGATCTATCTGTTTTAGCTGAAGCAAAAGTTTTAAAAACTACTTTTAAAACAAAAGGTAGAGGTTTCTCTGGTGCAGTTAAAAGATGGAATTTTGCTGGTGGTAGAGCATCTCACGGACATAGAATGGGTAGAAGAACTGGTTCTATTGGTAACTGTGAATGGCCAGGAAGAGTACAACCAGGTAGAAAAATGCCAGGTCACTACGGAAATACAAATGTAACTGTTAAAAATGATATTGTTTCATTTGATGCAGAGACTGGTATATTAGTTGTTAAAGGTTCAGTATCTGGACCAAATGGTAGATTAGGAAGAGTAAGGATTGCTAAATGA
- a CDS encoding NAD(P)/FAD-dependent oxidoreductase — protein sequence MENLKLNSYYDVIIVGSGPSGLGAAFKIAENSKKSVLLIEKKKISSGGLRNDCKQNYTYPVGFPLEHWEKDEAQKLLVEVANHLKPKMETRLNIDKYVNRAKKLDVDILAIDQAHVGTDKSSALINSLIEQLKNLGVTVALETEVKELHETKKEIRLSNDFKIEFNDIILGPGRADYDWMQAQMDRIGVKYSDNIVDIGIRVEMKEENYPIVKDYYDPKILFPNKVRTFCTNSGCAHIVREKYKGYYSVNGHSLSRDKKPNNLVNFAMLKTIRLTQPVVSGQQFGKILGEMVMQLSGGSVIMQRVGDFRLGQRSKKETFNDDLYDFKPTLSNAIAADLSLSMPAKILRDIWSALKKLDSIVPGVLHPSTILYYPEIKTYSNKPQFLNKNFMVKEGYYIIGDGAGTSRGITAAWASGIKAAKSILEK from the coding sequence ATGGAAAATTTAAAACTTAACTCATATTATGATGTAATTATTGTTGGTTCTGGTCCATCTGGACTTGGTGCTGCATTTAAAATAGCAGAAAATTCAAAAAAGAGTGTACTTTTAATAGAGAAAAAGAAGATTAGCTCAGGAGGCTTACGAAACGACTGCAAACAAAACTACACTTATCCTGTTGGATTTCCTTTGGAACATTGGGAAAAAGATGAGGCACAAAAGCTTTTAGTGGAAGTTGCAAATCATTTGAAACCCAAAATGGAGACTAGACTAAATATTGATAAATATGTAAACAGAGCAAAAAAACTTGATGTTGATATTTTAGCAATTGATCAAGCACATGTGGGAACAGATAAATCTTCTGCACTTATAAACTCTCTTATAGAACAATTAAAAAATCTTGGAGTAACTGTTGCACTTGAAACAGAAGTTAAAGAGTTACATGAAACTAAAAAAGAGATTAGATTAAGTAATGATTTCAAAATTGAATTCAATGATATTATTTTAGGACCTGGAAGGGCTGATTATGATTGGATGCAAGCTCAAATGGATAGAATCGGTGTAAAATACAGTGATAATATTGTAGATATTGGAATTAGAGTTGAGATGAAAGAGGAAAACTATCCAATAGTAAAAGATTATTATGACCCCAAAATACTTTTCCCAAATAAAGTTAGAACTTTTTGTACAAACTCTGGATGTGCTCATATAGTAAGGGAAAAATATAAAGGTTATTACTCTGTAAATGGACACTCACTTTCAAGAGATAAAAAACCAAACAATCTTGTAAACTTTGCCATGCTTAAAACTATTAGATTAACCCAACCTGTAGTTAGCGGTCAACAGTTTGGAAAGATATTAGGTGAAATGGTTATGCAGCTAAGTGGCGGTTCTGTTATTATGCAGCGGGTTGGAGATTTTAGATTGGGTCAAAGAAGTAAAAAAGAGACTTTTAATGATGACCTTTATGATTTTAAACCAACTCTCTCAAATGCAATTGCAGCAGATTTAAGCCTTAGTATGCCTGCAAAAATTTTAAGAGATATTTGGAGTGCATTAAAAAAACTTGACTCTATTGTGCCAGGAGTTCTTCATCCTTCAACTATTCTTTATTATCCAGAGATAAAAACCTACTCAAATAAACCACAATTTTTAAATAAAAACTTTATGGTAAAAGAGGGTTATTATATCATTGGAGATGGTGCAGGTACAAGTAGAGGAATAACTGCTGCTTGGGCTTCAGGAATTAAAGCTGCAAAGAGTATATTAGAGAAATAG
- a CDS encoding HIT family protein: protein MEHLYAPWRYSYVTEEKIEGCIFCHISKHLDEKKHHVLFHDEFCYVVMNKFPYSPGHLMVIPHFHTDKIEELEAEIWDRMSVRIRQAVCLLKDTMNCEGVNIGMNLGKAAGAGIAQHVHYHAMPRWLGDTNFISSIGGMRVYPADFEEIFLKLKAEASKYFI from the coding sequence ATGGAACACCTATACGCACCTTGGAGATACTCTTATGTTACAGAAGAGAAGATAGAAGGGTGTATCTTTTGCCATATTTCAAAACATTTAGATGAAAAGAAACATCATGTACTTTTCCATGATGAGTTTTGTTATGTGGTAATGAATAAGTTTCCATACTCTCCCGGTCATCTAATGGTAATACCACATTTTCACACAGATAAAATAGAAGAGCTAGAAGCTGAAATTTGGGATAGAATGAGTGTAAGAATTAGACAAGCAGTTTGTTTACTAAAAGATACTATGAATTGTGAAGGTGTAAATATTGGTATGAATTTGGGTAAAGCAGCAGGTGCTGGAATAGCTCAACATGTTCATTACCATGCAATGCCTAGATGGTTAGGTGATACAAATTTTATAAGTTCTATTGGTGGGATGAGGGTTTATCCTGCTGATTTTGAGGAGATTTTTTTGAAGCTCAAGGCTGAGGCTTCTAAATACTTTATTTAG
- a CDS encoding alpha/beta fold hydrolase has protein sequence MALKSIKIDNKEFDISYEILNPNQEKCILFLHGWGSNKEIMKQAFSPFLKEFKHIYLDMPGFGKSSNEYTLNTKEYAKIVKTFLEILNFEVVAIAGHSFGGKVATLLNPDNLILLSTAGILEEKPLKVKVKIFLAKLLKSLGLGKLTKAFRSKDVEKMSENMYGTFKNVVNEDFSAHFISYEKNGMIFWGEEDSATSLSAGKEIHSLIKNSSFDSYKDGHYFFLKYAQNISSKIEKGIK, from the coding sequence TTGGCATTAAAGAGTATAAAAATAGATAATAAAGAGTTTGATATCTCTTATGAGATATTAAACCCAAATCAAGAGAAATGTATACTATTTTTACACGGTTGGGGTTCAAATAAAGAGATTATGAAACAAGCTTTTTCTCCTTTTTTAAAAGAGTTTAAACATATCTATCTTGATATGCCTGGGTTTGGAAAAAGTTCAAATGAATACACTTTAAACACAAAAGAGTATGCCAAGATTGTTAAAACTTTTTTAGAGATTTTAAATTTTGAGGTAGTTGCAATTGCAGGTCACTCTTTTGGGGGAAAAGTTGCAACTTTACTTAATCCAGATAATCTAATACTTCTTAGCACAGCAGGTATTTTAGAAGAAAAACCACTAAAAGTAAAAGTTAAAATCTTTTTAGCAAAACTTCTTAAATCATTAGGTTTAGGAAAACTTACAAAAGCTTTTAGAAGTAAAGATGTTGAAAAAATGAGTGAAAATATGTATGGCACTTTTAAAAACGTAGTTAATGAGGATTTTAGTGCTCATTTTATCTCTTATGAAAAAAATGGTATGATTTTTTGGGGAGAAGAGGATAGTGCTACCTCTTTAAGTGCTGGGAAAGAGATCCATTCATTGATAAAAAATAGTAGCTTTGACTCTTATAAAGATGGACATTACTTTTTTCTAAAATATGCACAAAATATATCTTCAAAAATAGAAAAGGGAATTAAATAA
- a CDS encoding CPBP family intramembrane glutamic endopeptidase: protein MSKRYFYSVNEFLFIFIALPLLFFFRYIPITLIVPTLWVLSFYVLFILKDDISSFAFDRIEYDELKEVFKRFIIIAFLLSIFTYIFFEERLFSFIEKKPYTYILIMFLYPILSVIPQELIFRKFFLFRYKQIFMPQALILLNALVFGFIHIIFANYIAVIFSFVGGIIFMRTYLNSKSFTLVCIEHALYGDFIFTIGLGDFFYHGAVH from the coding sequence TTGAGTAAGAGATATTTTTATAGTGTAAATGAGTTTTTGTTTATTTTTATTGCCCTTCCTCTTCTTTTTTTCTTTAGGTATATACCAATTACTTTAATTGTACCAACTCTTTGGGTTCTCTCTTTTTATGTACTTTTTATTTTAAAAGATGATATTTCAAGTTTCGCTTTTGATAGGATTGAATATGATGAGTTAAAAGAGGTATTTAAAAGATTTATTATTATTGCTTTTTTGCTCTCTATTTTTACATATATTTTTTTTGAAGAGAGGCTATTTAGTTTTATTGAGAAAAAACCTTATACCTATATTCTTATAATGTTTTTATATCCAATTCTTTCAGTAATCCCACAAGAACTCATATTTAGAAAGTTTTTTCTTTTTAGGTATAAACAGATATTTATGCCTCAAGCACTTATTTTGCTAAATGCACTTGTATTTGGTTTTATACATATTATTTTTGCAAACTATATAGCTGTAATTTTTAGTTTTGTTGGAGGAATTATATTTATGAGAACATACTTAAATAGTAAATCGTTTACTTTGGTATGTATTGAACATGCACTATATGGGGATTTTATCTTTACCATTGGATTAGGTGATTTTTTTTATCATGGAGCAGTACACTAA
- a CDS encoding NAD(P)/FAD-dependent oxidoreductase, giving the protein MKRDIIIIGGGIVGLCTAYYLQKSGKKVTVIDENSITDSTSFGNAGLLSAFDKTPLSYPGVVLNTLKLMLKGQSPAIIHPSFDLKVYRWLARFILSANEKRTKKTMMLFEKYGEISLQLYEKMISEDSLDFDYHRDGMLSVFTEEESYKQRLQKYNYVDEQRFKILNKDELLEYLPSATSKIKGAILFKKNAYFDSKRVMLELKNHLEKAGVEFILNEKINSIRVENNEVKHLVSSKNIYEAEHYVISTGYQTLLAQKCGRDLMMTPAKGYSITFEMEEKFKPKTSTIFNDLFVVMTPRRDNVRFTSKLEIGSSDAKVVKKQIESIKKNFFEYNLPFEMKNEIYWTGFRPLTPNDIPLIGRDDEIKNLTYGMGLGWLGMTFAPAIGTILTDLIVNDKKNAHSDDILLFSGFYQ; this is encoded by the coding sequence ATGAAAAGAGATATAATCATAATTGGTGGTGGTATCGTTGGTCTTTGTACTGCTTACTATTTACAAAAATCTGGTAAAAAAGTAACTGTTATAGATGAAAACTCTATTACAGACTCTACCTCTTTTGGAAATGCTGGATTATTATCTGCTTTTGATAAAACACCTTTAAGTTATCCAGGGGTTGTCTTAAATACCTTAAAACTTATGTTAAAGGGACAATCTCCAGCTATCATACATCCAAGCTTTGATTTAAAAGTTTACAGATGGCTTGCAAGATTCATTTTAAGTGCAAATGAAAAAAGAACAAAAAAGACAATGATGCTTTTTGAAAAATATGGAGAGATCTCTCTTCAACTATATGAAAAAATGATTAGTGAAGATAGTTTAGACTTTGATTATCATAGAGATGGGATGCTCTCTGTTTTTACAGAAGAAGAGAGTTATAAACAAAGACTTCAAAAATATAACTATGTAGATGAACAAAGATTTAAAATATTAAATAAAGATGAACTTCTTGAGTATCTTCCAAGTGCTACATCTAAAATAAAAGGGGCAATACTTTTTAAGAAAAATGCTTATTTTGATTCAAAAAGAGTGATGCTTGAACTAAAAAATCATCTTGAGAAAGCAGGTGTTGAGTTTATCTTAAATGAAAAAATAAACTCAATAAGAGTTGAAAACAATGAAGTAAAACATCTGGTCTCTTCAAAAAATATCTATGAAGCAGAGCACTATGTAATCTCTACAGGATATCAAACCCTTTTAGCTCAAAAGTGTGGAAGAGATTTGATGATGACACCTGCAAAAGGTTATAGTATAACTTTTGAGATGGAAGAGAAGTTTAAACCTAAAACCTCTACAATTTTTAATGATCTTTTTGTTGTGATGACACCAAGAAGAGATAATGTAAGATTTACTTCAAAATTAGAGATTGGAAGCAGTGATGCAAAGGTTGTTAAAAAACAAATTGAGAGTATAAAGAAAAACTTTTTTGAATATAATTTGCCTTTTGAGATGAAAAATGAAATATACTGGACAGGATTTAGACCACTAACTCCCAATGATATACCACTTATTGGTAGAGATGATGAGATTAAAAACCTAACATATGGTATGGGACTTGGATGGCTTGGAATGACTTTTGCTCCGGCAATTGGAACAATATTAACTGATTTGATTGTAAATGATAAGAAAAATGCCCATAGTGATGATATTCTTCTTTTTTCTGGTTTTTATCAATAG
- a CDS encoding D-alanine--D-alanine ligase — MKIGIVFGGQSYEHEISIVSAIAMKDVLKEELIYIFCDQNRDFFHIPTNTIKSKLFSSGEYKKCDSLTLQKGSFVKKGLLSQKSLDVDVYLNLAHGADGEDGLFSSMFELYNLPYIGPRKSACSVSINKFLTKGYAYSCDIKTIDYKYYTKDNQIEVSNFPVIVKPTTLGSSIGVSIVKSKEELEYALDVAFEFDEAIIIEPFIAGIKEYNLAGCKINGEFKFSIIEEPQKAEFLDFDKKYLDFARTSTALKADISTQMEEKIKDSFKKIYNNIFEGSLIRCDFFVLEDEVYLNEINPIPGSMANYLFSDFNSTLTSLSNNLPKTKKINITYEYVNKIQSAKGK; from the coding sequence GTGAAAATAGGAATAGTTTTTGGTGGTCAATCATATGAACATGAGATCTCAATAGTATCAGCTATTGCAATGAAAGATGTTTTAAAAGAGGAGTTAATATATATTTTTTGTGACCAAAATAGAGATTTTTTTCATATCCCAACAAATACAATAAAATCAAAACTTTTTAGCAGTGGGGAGTATAAAAAATGTGACTCTTTAACTTTACAAAAGGGATCTTTTGTAAAAAAAGGGCTTTTATCTCAAAAAAGTTTAGATGTTGATGTTTATTTAAATCTTGCCCATGGCGCTGATGGGGAAGATGGACTATTTTCTTCTATGTTTGAGTTATATAATCTTCCTTATATTGGACCTAGAAAAAGTGCTTGTTCTGTTAGTATTAATAAGTTTTTAACAAAAGGTTATGCTTATAGTTGTGATATAAAAACAATTGATTATAAATATTATACAAAAGATAATCAAATAGAAGTATCAAATTTTCCAGTAATAGTAAAACCAACAACATTGGGAAGTTCAATAGGAGTTTCAATTGTAAAATCAAAAGAGGAATTAGAATATGCCCTTGATGTTGCTTTTGAATTTGATGAAGCAATTATTATTGAACCATTTATTGCTGGAATAAAAGAGTACAATCTAGCAGGTTGCAAAATAAATGGAGAGTTTAAATTTTCTATTATTGAGGAACCACAAAAAGCTGAATTTTTGGATTTTGATAAAAAATATTTAGATTTTGCAAGAACTTCAACAGCTTTAAAAGCTGATATCTCTACACAAATGGAAGAGAAAATCAAAGACTCTTTTAAAAAGATTTATAACAATATCTTTGAAGGTTCATTGATTAGATGTGATTTTTTTGTTTTAGAAGATGAAGTTTATTTAAATGAGATAAACCCAATTCCTGGCTCTATGGCAAACTATCTTTTCAGTGATTTTAATTCAACTTTAACCTCTTTATCAAATAATCTTCCAAAAACAAAAAAAATAAATATTACATACGAATATGTAAATAAAATCCAAAGTGCCAAAGGAAAATAG
- the rpsJ gene encoding 30S ribosomal protein S10, which yields MEKIRLKLKAYDHRVLDRSVASIVEAVKRTGAELRGPIPLPTKIRKYTVIKGPHVNKDSREQFEIRVHTRMIDIIAATPDTVDSLMKLDLAPEVDVEVRSMGQE from the coding sequence ATGGAAAAAATTAGATTAAAGCTTAAAGCTTACGATCATAGAGTTTTAGACAGAAGTGTTGCTTCAATTGTTGAAGCTGTTAAAAGAACTGGTGCTGAGTTGAGAGGTCCAATTCCTCTTCCAACAAAAATTAGAAAGTACACAGTTATTAAAGGTCCTCACGTAAACAAAGATTCAAGAGAGCAATTTGAGATCAGAGTTCACACTAGAATGATTGATATCATTGCGGCAACTCCTGATACAGTTGATTCATTAATGAAACTTGACTTAGCTCCTGAAGTTGATGTTGAAGTTAGATCAATGGGTCAAGAATAA
- a CDS encoding restriction endonuclease codes for MSNNISLEKWLKIIKNSEKDFDVIDYQFMSDEHFHEYINSIDNRSDSEIKFLLRKFLIVENMSLGSDAQLEEWIFGLDDEEIDKYIKNYVFIKNLLFSKPWISIEWIFDLLPNHPDMAINVLRAYSMAHVQFLPEGRAMGLFDAISIIEAKYMNHRLPVQNILEDISPRDFELLTAYLYKKKEYQIFITQRTRDGGYDILAKKDNFREQEKIYIECKRYIKKNIGVRLIRSLLGILSREIATKCVLVTTSYFTKDAREEAFKSKRLELIDIDSFDMEMRRNVNYNWTKNVNLYIEEIKKEINR; via the coding sequence ATGTCTAATAATATATCTTTAGAAAAATGGCTTAAAATTATAAAAAATAGTGAAAAAGATTTTGATGTAATAGATTATCAGTTTATGTCAGATGAGCATTTTCATGAATATATAAATTCAATTGACAATCGTAGTGATTCAGAAATAAAATTTTTATTAAGAAAATTTCTTATTGTAGAAAATATGTCTCTTGGTAGTGATGCCCAACTTGAAGAATGGATATTTGGATTAGATGATGAAGAAATAGATAAATATATTAAAAATTATGTATTTATTAAAAACTTACTATTTTCAAAACCATGGATTTCAATTGAATGGATATTTGATTTATTACCAAATCATCCAGATATGGCAATTAATGTTTTAAGAGCTTATTCTATGGCACATGTGCAATTTCTTCCTGAGGGAAGGGCAATGGGATTATTTGATGCAATATCAATAATAGAAGCTAAATACATGAATCATAGACTACCAGTACAAAATATTTTAGAAGATATTAGTCCTAGAGATTTTGAATTATTAACTGCATATTTATATAAAAAGAAAGAATATCAAATATTTATTACTCAAAGGACTCGTGATGGTGGTTATGATATTTTGGCAAAAAAAGATAATTTTAGAGAACAAGAAAAAATATATATAGAGTGTAAAAGGTATATTAAAAAAAATATTGGTGTTAGATTGATTAGAAGTTTATTAGGAATTTTGTCTCGAGAAATAGCAACAAAATGTGTATTAGTTACCACTTCTTATTTTACAAAAGATGCAAGAGAGGAAGCTTTTAAATCAAAAAGACTTGAATTAATTGATATTGATAGCTTTGACATGGAAATGAGAAGAAATGTTAACTATAATTGGACAAAAAATGTTAACTTGTATATCGAAGAAATCAAAAAAGAAATAAATAGATAA